In Mustela nigripes isolate SB6536 chromosome 2, MUSNIG.SB6536, whole genome shotgun sequence, a single window of DNA contains:
- the CRYAA gene encoding alpha-crystallin A chain: MLPFCRGHIYGGPSPGLSTALPRGPRPTPRQPRVPAPPTPSMDIAIQQPWFKRALGPFYPSRLFDQFFGEGLFEYDLLPFLSSTISPYYRQSLFRTVLDSGVSEVRSDRDKFVIFLDVKHFSPEDLTVKVLEDFVEIHGKHNERQDDHGYISREFHRRYRLPSNVDQSALSCSLSADGMLTFSGPKVPSGVDAGHSERAIPVSREEKPSSAPSS, translated from the exons ATGCTTCCATTCTGTCGTGGGCATATATACGGAGGACCGTCCCCGGGGCTCTCCACTGCACTGCCCAGAGGCCCCCGCCCGACTCCCCGCCAGCCCCGGGTTCCTGCACCGCCGACGCCCAGCATGGACATCGCCATCCAGCAGCCCTGGTTCAAGCGTGCGCTGGGCCCCTTCTACCCCAGCCGGCTGTTCGACCAGTTCTTCGGTGAGGGTCTCTTCGAGTACGACCTGCTGCCCTTCCTGTCCTCAACCATCAGCCCCTACTACCGCCAGTCCCTCTTCCGCACCGTGCTGGACTCCGGCGTCTCCGAG GTCCGATCTGACCGAGACAAGTTCGTCATCTTCCTGGACGTGAAGCACTTCTCTCCGGAGGACCTCACCGTGAAGGTGCTGGAGGACTTTGTGGAGATCCACGGCAAACACAACGAGAGGCAG GACGACCACGGCTACATCTCCCGCGAGTTCCACCGCCGCTACCGTCTGCCGTCCAACGTGGACCAGTCGGCGCTCTCCTGCTCCCTGTCGGCGGACGGCATGCTGACCTTCTCCGGCCCCAAGGTCCCGTCCGGTGTGGACGCTGGCCACAGCGAGAGAGCCATCCCCGTGTCACGGGAGGAGAAGCCCAGCTCTGCGCCCTCGTCCTAA